A genomic stretch from Saccharomyces paradoxus chromosome XVI, complete sequence includes:
- the SGV1 gene encoding cyclin-dependent serine/threonine protein kinase SGV1 (Cyclin (Bur2p)-dependent protein kinase~similar to YPR161C) codes for MSDNVPLAVPPKTEFNKYKIGKVKSTPAIQRDAKTNLTFIKLRKRSSEKVYGCTVFQNHYREDEKLGQGTFGEVYKGIHLETQRQVAMKKIIVSVEKDLFPITAQREITILKRLNHKNIIKLIEMVYDHSPDITNAASSNLHKSFYMILPYMVADLSGVLHNPRINLETCDIKNMMLQILEGLNYIHCAKFMHRDIKTANILIDHNGVLKLADFGLARLYYGCPPNLKYPGGAGSGAKYTSVVVTRWYRAPELVLGDKQYTTAVDIWGVGCVFAEFFEKKPILQGKTDIDQGHAIFKLLGTPAEEDWVMARYLPGAELTTTNYKPTLKERFGKYLSETGLDFLRHLLALDPYKRLTAMSAKHHPWFKEDPLPSEKITLPTEESHEADIKRYKEEMHQSLSQRVPTAPRGHIVEKDESPAVKNIGAIPKGPKKDDANFLAPTKNVVPKPPPPKIRDLHQTPRPYHVNNEYAKNAIAPPAAPAGVNRYGFNNSSRNNRFNGSSTAPNNSRNPVNRFHPETNGSSKYTKAPLPLGPQSRYQGNSSDSRYKSSPNDSRYHHPRYLNKPETSFNRPPQKYSRQEPNAQINRNYNPSNGPRNAAGDYHQGSRPAHPQFPVSSSQGQHQLVGKPIEKKNGSFKDERAKPDEPKEFQNSDIADLY; via the coding sequence atgaGTGATAATGTTCCCCTTGCGGTTCCTCCAAAAACAGAGTTTAATAAATACAAAATTGGCAAAGTGAAGAGTACACCGGCTATCCAACGAGATGCAAAGACTAATTTAACATTCATCAAactaagaaaaagaagtaGCGAGAAAGTTTACGGCTGCACCGTTTTCCAGAATCATTATcgtgaagatgaaaaattgggaCAAGGTACATTTGGTGAAGTTTATAAGGGAATTCATTTAGAGACTCAAAGACAAGTGgcgatgaaaaaaattatagtTAGCGTAGAAAAAGATCTGTTTCCTATAACTGCACAACGAGAGATTACCATTCTAAAGCGTTTGAACCACAAAAACATTATCAAGTTAATCGAAATGGTGTATGACCATTCACCAGATATTACAAATGCGGCATCCAGCAACCTGCATAAGTCATTTTATATGATTCTGCCGTACATGGTAGCAGATCTCTCTGGAGTTTTGCATAATCCGAGAATCAACTTAGAAACGTGcgatataaaaaatatgatgcTACAAATATTAGAAGGCTTAAATTACATTCATTGCGCAAAATTCATGCATAGGGATATAAAGACagcaaatattttgattgACCACAACGGTGTTTTAAAGCTTGCCGATTTTGGTTTAGCAAGACTGTATTATGGCTGTCCTCCAAATTTAAAGTATCCTGGTGGTGCAGGTTCTGGCGCCAAATATACATCAGTAGTGGTGACAAGATGGTATAGAGCACCTGAGTTGGTTCTTGGTGATAAACAATATACGACAGCCGTTGATATATGGGGAGTTGGATGCGTTTTTGcagaattttttgagaaaaaacCCATTTTACAGGGTAAAACGGATATTGATCAGGGGCATGCCATTTTCAAACTACTAGGCACACcagcagaagaagattGGGTCATGGCTAGGTATTTGCCAGGTGCTGAACTAACAACAACGAATTACAAACCAACGTTAAAGGAAAGATTTGGCAAATATCTAAGCGAAACAGGTCTAGATTTTTTAAGACACTTATTAGCATTAGATCCCTACAAGAGATTGACGGCTATGTCTGCCAAACACCATCCTTGGTTTAAAGAGGACCCTTTGCCATCAGAGAAGATAACATTACCAACCGAAGAAAGTCACGAAGCTGATATCAAGAGATACAAGGAAGAAATGCACCAGTCATTGTCCCAAAGAGTACCTACAGCACCAAGAGGTCATATAGTTGAAAAGGATGAATCTCCTGCCGTGAAAAATATTGGGGCGATTCCAAAAGGCCCCAAAAAAGATGACGCAAATTTTTTGGCTCCAACGAAGAACGTAGTACCTAAGCCGCCCCCTCCGAAAATAAGAGATCTACACCAAACTCCCAGGCCGTATCATGTGAACAATGAATATGCTAAAAATGCGATTGCACCGCCTGCTGCCCCTGCAGGAGTTAATAGATACGGTTTCAACAATAGTTCCAGAAATAATCGCTTCAATGGTAGCAGTACCGCACCTAATAATAGCAGGAACCCCGTAAATCGATTTCATCCTGAGACAAACGGCAGCTCTAAATATACCAAGGCGCCTTTGCCACTGGGGCCACAGTCAAGATACCAGGGTAATTCAAGTGATTCGAGGTACAAAAGCTCCCCAAATGACTCTAGATACCATCACCCTAGGTATCTTAACAAGCCGGAAACCAGCTTTAATAGGCCACCACAAAAGTATAGTCGCCAAGAACCCAATGCACAGATCAACCGGAATTATAATCCTTCTAACGGTCCCCGCAATGCTGCTGGTGATTATCATCAAGGCTCGAGACCGGCCCACCCGCAGTTTCCAGTATCATCCTCTCAGGGCCAGCATCAGCTTGTGGGTAAACcaatagagaaaaaaaacggaAGCTTTAAGGATGAGAGAGCGAAACCAGATGAGCCTAAGGAGTTTCAAAATAGTGATATTGCAGATCTATATTAG
- the GPH1 gene encoding glycogen phosphorylase (Glycogen phosphorylase required for the mobilization of glycogen~similar to YPR160W): protein MPPASTSTTNDMITEEPASPHQIPRLTRRLTGFLPQEIKSIDTMIPLKSRSLWNKHQVKKFDKAEDFQDRFIDHVETTLARSLYNCDDMAAYEAASMSIRDNLVIDWNKTQQKFTTRDPKRVYYLSLEFLMGRALDNALINMKIEDPEDPAASKKEPREMIKGALDDLGFKLEDVLDQEPDAGLGNGGLGRLAACFVDSMATEGIPAWGYGLRYEYGIFAQKIIDGYQVETPDYWLNSGNPWEIERNEVQIPVTFYGYVDRPEGGKTTLSASQWIGGERVLAVAYDFPVPGFKTSNVNNLRLWQARPTTEFDFAKFNNGDYKNSVAQQQRAESITAVLYPNDNFAQGKELRLKQQYFWCAASLHDILRRFKKSKRPWTEFPDQVAIQLNDTHPTLAIVELQRVLVDLEKLDWHEAWDIVTKTFAYTNHTVMQEALEKWPVGLFGHLLPRHLEIIYDINWFFLQDVAKKFPKDVDLLSRISIIEENSPERQIRMAFLAIVGSHKVNGVAELHSELIKTTIFKDFVKFYGPSKFVNVTNGITPRRWLKQANPFLAKLISETLNDPAEEYLLDMAKLTQLGKYVEDKEFLKKWNQVKLNNKIRLVDLIKKENDGVDIINREYLDDTLFDIQVKRIHEYKRQQLNVFGIIYRYLAMKNMLKNGASIEEVAKKYPRKVSIFGGKSAPGYYMAKLIIKLVNSVADIVNNDESIEHLLKVVFVADYNVSKAEIIIPASDLSEHISTAGTEASGTSNMKFVMNGGLIIGTVDGANVEITREIGEDNVFLFGNLSENVEELRYNHQYHPQDLPSGLDSVLSFIESGQFSPENPNEFKPLVDSIKYHGDYYLVSDDFESYLATHELVDQEFHNQRSEWLKKSILSVANVGFFSSDRCIEEYSDTIWNVEPVT, encoded by the coding sequence atGCCGCCAGCCAGTACAAGTACTACCAATGATATGATAACTGAGGAACCCGCCTCTCCACATCAAATCCCAAGACTTACCAGGAGACTTACAGGGTTTCTTCCACAAGAAATCAAGTCAATTGACACGATGATTCCTTTAAAGTCAAGGTCGTTGTGGAACAAGCATCAAGTCAAAAAGTTTGACAAGGCTGAAGATTTTCAAGATAGATTTATTGATCACGTGGAAACTACATTAGCACGTTCTCTATATAATTGTGATGACATGGCTGCTTATGAGGCTGCTTCGATGAGTATCCGTGACAATTTGGTCATTGACTGGAATAAAACTCAGCAAAAATTTACCACTAGAGACCCAAAGAGAGTTTATTATCTGTCTTTGGAGTTTTTGATGGGTAGAGCTTTGGACAATGCCCTGATTAACATGAAAATTGAAGACCCGGAAGACCCTGCCgcatcaaagaaagaaccAAGAGAAATGATCAAGGGAGCTTTAGATGATTTGGGTTTCAAGTTAGAGGATGTCCTAGACCAAGAACCGGATGCAGGTTTAGGTAATGGTGGTCTAGGTCGTCTTGCAGCTTGCTTCGTAGACTCAATGGCAACAGAAGGCATTCCTGCCTGGGGTTATGGTCTACGTTATGAGTATGGTATCTTTGCTCAAAAGATTATTGACGGTTACCAAGTAGAAACCCCAGATTACTGGTTAAATTCTGGTAATCCATGGGAAATTGAGCGTAACGAGGTACAAATTCCAGTTACCTTTTACGGTTATGTTGATAGACCAGAAGGCGGCAAAACTACACTAAGCGCGTCACAATGGATCGGTGGGGAAAGAGTTCTTGCTGTTGCATATGATTTCCCAGTTCCAGGTTTCAAAACTTCTAATGTAAATAACTTAAGACTGTGGCAAGCAAGGCCAACGACAGAATTCGATTTTGCAAAATTCAACAACGGTGATTATAAGAACTCTGTGGCCCAACAACAACGCGCTGAATCTATAACCGCTGTGTTGTATCCAAACGATAATTTTGCTCAAGGTAAGGAGTTGAGATTGAAGCAACAATACTTCTGGTGTGCTGCGTCCTTACACGATATCTTGagaagattcaaaaaatctaaGAGACCATGGACCGAATTTCCTGACCAAGTGGCTATCCAATTGAATGATACTCACCCAACTTTAGCAATCGTCGAATTGCAGAGAGTCTTGGTCGATCTAGAAAAACTTGACTGGCACGAGGCTTGGGACATTGTGACCAAGACCTTTGCTTACACCAACCACACTGTTATGCAAGAGGCCCTGGAGAAATGGCCCGTTGGCCTCTTCGGTCATTTGCTGCCTAGACATCTGGAGATTATTTATGACATCAACTGGTTCTTCTTGCAAGACGTGGCAAAAAAGTTCCCCAAGGACGTTGATCTTTTGTCTCGTATATCCATTATCGAGGAAAACTCTCCAGAAAGGCAGATTAGAATGGCCTTTTTGGCTATTGTTGGTTCCCATAAGGTAAATGGTGTTGCTGAATTGCACTCCGAATTGATCAAAACGacaattttcaaagattttgtCAAATTTTATGGCCCATCAAAGTTTGTCAATGTCACTAACGGTATCACGCCAAGAAGATGGTTGAAGCAAGCTAATCCTTTCTTGGCTAAACTGATCAGTGAAACTCTTAACGATCCAGCAGAGGAGTATTTGCTGGACATGGCCAAGTTGACCCAGTTAGGAAAATACGTTGAAGATAAggaattcttgaaaaaatggaacCAAGTCAAGCTTAATAATAAGATCAGATTAGTAGATTTaatcaaaaaggaaaatgatgGCGTAGACATCATTAATAGAGAGTATTTGGACGACACCTTGTTTGATATACAAGTTAAACGTATTCATGAATATAAGCGTCAACAACTGAACGTCTTTGGTATCATCTACCGTTACTTggcaatgaaaaatatgctGAAGAACGGTGCTTCCATTGAAGAAGTGGCCAAGAAATATCCACGTAAGGTTTCAATTTTTGGCGGTAAGAGTGCTCCTGGTTACTACATGGCTAAACTAATCATCAAATTGGTCAACTCTGTTGCTGACATTGTTAATAACGATGAATCAATTGAGCACTTATTGAAGGTTGTCTTCGTTGCTGATTACAATGTTTCCAAAGCTGAAATCATTATCCCAGCGAGTGACTTGAGTGAGCATATTTCAACTGCTGGTACTGAAGCGTCAGGTACTTCCAACATGAAATTTGTCATGAACGGTGGTTTGATTATCGGTACTGTCGATGGTGCCAATGTGGAAATCACAAGGGAAATTGGTGAAGATAATGTCTTCTTGTTTGGTAACCTGAGTGAAAATGTCGAAGAGTTGAGATATAACCACCAATACCATCCACAAGACTTACCATCTGGCTTGGATTCTGTTTTATCCTTTATTGAAAGTGGGCAATTTTCTCCAGAAAATCCAAATGAATTCAAGCCATTAGTTGACAGTATTAAATATCATGGCGATTATTATTTGGTTAGTGACGACTTTGAATCCTATCTGGCCACCCATGAGTTAGTAGACCAAGAGTTCCACAACCAAAGGTCAGAGTGGTTGAAGAAGAGTATCTTGAGTGTTGCCAACGTCGGTTTCTTTAGCAGTGATCGTTGTATCGAAGAATACTCTGATACAATCTGGAACGTCGAACCAGTTACTTAG
- the TIF3 gene encoding Tif3p (Translation initiation factor eIF-4B~similar to YPR163C), which translates to MAPPKKTVKKMDLTSFLNDDTFGSSWAEEDVDLNKITIPIETANANTIPLSELAHAKNNSNNMRSGGLGGSFGGRSRLDPALGGASSDRREEYPVPDAPPYRAVINNIPWDITPEGVQAWVEDGLVKPEAVEEVVLPKNLRDPTRLKGNAFVTLKEKADLVAVLKFNGTKLNERTVYVSVAAPRRMGGADVDWSSARGSNFQGDGREDAPDLDWGAARGSNFKGPRREREEVDIDWTAARGSNFQNSSRPPRREREEPDIDWTAARGSNFQNSSRPPRREREEPDIDWSAARGSNFQNSSRPPRREREEPDIDWSAARGSNFQNSSRPPRREREKEEPALDWGAARGAQFGKPQQVKNSHKDRSLSNKKTTEEQPKIQKSVYDVLRTEDDDEDEEAEKQNGDAKENKADAAVGKLQEKTAQLTVEDGDDWETVGKK; encoded by the coding sequence ATGGCTCcaccaaagaaaacagtTAAGAAGATGGACCTTACGTCATTCTTAAATGATGACActtttggttcatcttgggctgaagaagatgttGATTTGAATAAGATCACAATTCCTATTGAAACTGCTAACGCAAATACCATCCCATTGTCCGAATTAGCGCACGCTAaaaacaacagcaacaacatGCGTTCAGGCGGCCTTGGTGGCAGTTTTGGCGGTAGATCTAGATTAGACCCTGCTTTGGGGGGTGCTTCCTCCGATAGAAGAGAGGAATACCCTGTTCCGGATGCTCCACCATACAGAGCTGTCATAAACAACATTCCATGGGATATTACCCCAGAGGGTGTTCAAGCTTGGGTTGAAGATGGTTTAGTTAAGCCTGAAGCCgttgaagaagttgttTTACCAAAGAACCTAAGAGATCCAACAAGATTAAAGGGTAATGCTTTTGTcactttgaaagaaaaagcagaTTTGGTTGCAGTTTTAAAGTTCAATGGTACTAAATTGAATGAAAGAACTGTTTACGTTTCTGTTGCTGCTCCAAGAAGAATGGGTGGTGCAGATGTTGATTGGAGTAGTGCTAGAGGCTCCAATTTCCAGGGCGATGGGAGAGAAGATGCACCTGATCTAGATTGGGGTGCCGCTAGAGGTTCCAACTTTAAAGGTccaagaagagaaagagaagaagttgaTATTGATTGGACTGCCGCAAGAGGCTCCAATTTCCAAAACTCCTCGAGACCaccaagaagagaaagagaagagCCAGACATCGATTGGACTGCCGCTAGAGGCTCTAACTTCCAAAACTCCTCGAGACCaccaagaagagaaagagaagaacCAGACATCGATTGGAGTGCCGCTAGAGGCTCTAACTTCCAAAACTCCTCGAGACCaccaagaagagaaagagaagaacCAGACATCGATTGGAGTGCCGCTAGAGGCTCTAACTTCCAAAACTCTTCAAGACCaccaagaagagaaagagaaaaggaagaaccAGCTTTGGACTGGGGTGCTGCTAGAGGTGCTCAATTTGGTAAGCCTCAGCAGGTCAAGAACTCTCATAAGGACAGGTCTTTGTCTAACAAGAAGACTACTGAAGAGCAACCAAAGATTCAGAAGTCTGTTTATGATGTTTTACGTactgaagatgatgatgaagatgaagaggctgaaaaacaaaatggagatgcaaaagaaaacaaagcCGACGCAGCAGTCGGAAAGCTACAGGAAAAAACTGCTCAATTGACTGTTGAAGATGGCGATGATTGGGAAACTGTTGGTAAGAAATAG
- the ORC4 gene encoding origin recognition complex subunit 4 (Subunit of the origin recognition complex (ORC)~similar to YPR162C) produces the protein MTISEADLSPQVNLLPIKRPSSEGVEDSATILKKCTIDDEKRKDSDPDFSSLQRRLLQQLNGTLPTDEKIIFTYLQDCQQEIDRIIKQSVIQKESHSVILVGPRQSYKTYLLDYELSLLQQSYNEQFITIRLNGFIHSEQTAINGIATQLEQQLQKIHGSEEKIDDTSLEAISSGSLTEVFEKILLLLDSTTKTRNEDGGELDRGSITKITVVFIFDEIDAFAGPVRQTLLYNLFDMVEHARVPVCIFGCTTKLNILEYLEKRVKSRFSQRVIHMPQIQNLDSMIDAVRNLLTVRSEVSPWASQWNDTLEKELSDPRSNLNRHIRMNFETFRALPTLKNSIIPLVATSKNFGSLCSAIKSCSFFDIYNKNQLSNNLTGRLQSLSDLELAILISAARVALKAKDGSFNFNLAYAEYEKMIKAINSRIPTVAPTTNLGTGQSTFSIDNTIKLWLKKDVKNVWENLVQLDFFTEKSAVGIRDNATAAFYASNYQFQGTMIPFDLRSYQMQIILQELRRIIPTSNMYYSWTQL, from the coding sequence ATGACTATAAGCGAAGCCGATCTATCACCACAAGTTAATCTTCTGCCAATAAAGAGGCCTTCGAGCGAAGGGGTGGAGGACAGTGCaacaattttaaaaaagtGTACGATAGATGATGAAAAGCGTAAAGACAGTGACCCTGATTTTAGTTCCCTTCAAAGGAGGTTACTGCAACAATTAAATGGTACGCTTCCCACGGACGAAAAGATAATCTTCACGTATTTACAAGACTGTCAACAAGAGATCGATAGAATCATTAAACAATCCGTCATTCAGAAGGAGAGTCATTCAGTAATCCTCGTGGGGCCCAGACAAAGCTATAAAACATACCTATTGGACTATGAACTGTCTTTATTGCAGCAATCTTATAATGAGCAGTTTATAACTATCAGGTTAAATGGGTTTATTCACTCGGAACAAACAGCTATTAACGGCATAGCGACTCAATTGGAACAGCAGttgcaaaaaatacatGGgagtgaagaaaaaattgatgataCTTCATTGGAGGCCATTAGCAGTGGTTCTTTGACAGAagtgtttgaaaaaatccttTTACTCTTAGATTCCACCACAAAGACAAGAAATGAAGATGGCGGTGAGCTTGATAGAGGTAGTATAACAAAGATAACAGTTGTTTTCATATTCGATGAAATCGATGCTTTTGCTGGGCCGGTGAGGCAGACTTTATTGTACAATCTTTTTGACATGGTAGAACATGCTCGAGTGCCTGTTTGCATTTTTGGCTGTACAACGAAATTGAATATCTTGgaatatttggaaaaaaggGTGAAGAGTAGATTTTCTCAAAGAGTGATTCACATGCCGCAGATACAGAATCTGGACAGTATGATTGATGCCGTCAGAAATTTACTTACAGTTCGCTCTGAAGTCTCCCCCTGGGCTTCGCAATGGAATGATACGTTGGAAAAGGAATTATCAGACCCTCGATCAAATCTGAATAGACATATTAGGATGAATTTCGAAACTTTTAGAGCATTACCTACCTTGAAAAATAGCATAATTCCACTAGTGGCAACATCTAAAAATTTCGGTTCACTTTGTAGCGCCATAAAGTcgtgttctttttttgacaTATACAATAAGAACCAATTATCTAACAATTTAACGGGAAGATTGCAATCGTTATCCGATTTAGAATTAGCCATTTTGATCTCAGCCGCCAGGGTTGCCTTAAAGGCGAAAGACGGATCCTTTAATTTTAATTTGGCTTATGCAGAATATGAGAAGATGATCAAAGCCATAAATTCCAGAATTCCCACAGTGGCTCCTACTACAAATTTAGGAACAGGTCAAAGTActttttctattgataATACTATCAAGTTATggttgaaaaaagatgTTAAGAATGTTTGGGAAAATTTAGTACAGCTAGACTTTTTTACCGAGAAATCCGCTGTTGGTATAAGAGATAATGCAACTGCAGCATTTTACGCTAGCAATTATCAATTCCAGGGTACCATGATCCCGTTTGACTTAAGAAGCTACCAAATGCAAATCATTCTCCAGGAACTAAGAAGAATTATACCCACATCTAATATGTACTACTCCTGGACGCAACTGTGA